The genomic window GATGTTTGATACTTTGAAGATACTTTTAGACATAGTATGGCATAGAAGATGTAGTCATAGAAGGGTTGGTAAAAGGAGCTCCCCACATAGTCAAAACTATGGATTCTTTACAAGTCTGGATATATTCTGAATCACTAAAactcttacattttaaaatttacttagaAAGTTAATACATGTTTAATTGAGAGGATGAATTTCCAACACTAAagactataaatttttttttaaaagacactaAATAATGCTACAACATAAggacagggacagggagagaatagaactgtgatttcactggcataggcaATTACAGTCTTTGAAAGTTGCCTAGGgcattgagaaggtaagtgacttcaCACATCTAGAAGGCTCAGAAGCCTTTATCCCAAGTCTCAGGGGCTCTGAAGTCAGCTATATTAACCAAGTCAGGTTCCCTTAAATCAAAATCTACATAATATACCTAAACTGGTGTTTTACTAACTCCAAACTGCTAAGACAGGATGTCTAACCCTTTTTCCATTTCAGAATCTGTTTAGGGCATCCATTACTCtcactttttttctgagataACAACATGTTCAAATATGTGtgcctatatacatatagacaaaatAGAAAAGGCATTAGATTTTTCAGTTCCACTTCACCAATTCTTTCAGTTGCTATTTTGTTTTGAGGCATATTGTTGGAATGAAGACAAACCCTTCCatctgaaaactggaaaaaatacttttaatataTTACAGATATTCTCCATCCTCAATAATTCCAGATACccaaactcttaaaaaaaaacccaacaaacccGATAAAACAGTAGAATTAGGCAAGTAAAAGCAATCTGGAACCCCTGCAGCTTGTCATTTTCCATGAAGCAATGCACTTTATAAACTAAActccaatttgaaaaaaaaaaaatatacgaTTAACGTTATAGGGGCCTAGTATTCAAGGAGACTAGCGGAATGACATATTCCTTTTAGTCAAAAAGTCTTAGCACCCAAATTCCCTAGGGAAAATACCTCCCTATCTCCCAAACCATTTGTCAAGATACCTACCTCACTAATGCAATATCAACAAAGGACCAATGAGTGACCAAATCCAAGAaatcacctccctcccttcttcatgAACTCTTCCCAAGGCCTAGCTCTACATCTCAATCTTCTAATTCCCAGGCCTGTTACTATTTCACAACAGAATCGTCCCCAGAAAGCTGACGCTTTCCCCATAAGGTTCCACAGGTTCCCTTCATGCCCCCATTTCCATACCCCTCTTTCACAACTTCCATTAACCCCCTTTCCCCCAGGGTGCCCACCACCCAGCCTCTCCTCGCGGACCCTCCCAGCTTAGGGCTCCTCCTCCTCGTTTCTCCCACCACCGTACAAATTCCCTCTTCACCACTCACTGCTCAGGCTCAACTATCCCATCCCCTCCCGGATTCCCCTCCGGTTCTCCGCCCCgcatcccctcccccctctcctccgCGCCGTGTCCCTGCCCCCAGTGTCTCCCGGCTCAGGTTCCTCATTTCCACGTCCCTCCAAGTGGGTGTCCCCGTACCTTAGACCCGGAGCTCCGCCCAGTGCCTGTGCCGGTGTCCAGCCCTCCCGGCCGGTTCCTAAGTCCGCCCGGGGCCCGACAGAGCCCTCCCCTCCGGCCCTTCTCTCTTCACCCCCAGTCCCTGCCGCGGGGGTCTCCACGCCCCAGGCTCCCTCGGCCTCAGCTGCCCCGGCTCCCCGCCCTTCCCCCTCTCccgtggcggcggcggcggcgacgcTGCGGCAccatctcctctccccacccccgccGCCCGTGGCTCCATCTTGGCCTTCCGCGGCCCCCAGGCTGGCGGGCCGTGCGTGAAGGAGGAGAGCGAGAAGCCGGGCCTGGGCGCCGGCACTGGCGCCAGGAACAGGAGGCCTGGCCCGGTCTCTCTCCTCAGACGCTTACCTGCCCCGGCTAAAGCTGGCCGGCCGGCTCGGCTCGGCTCGTCCGTGTGTGCCTCCGGCTCCGCGCCCGGTGCTGGGCCTGCGCCGCACTGTCTCCACAGCCGGTGACCGCTCCCTCGGGAGAGCCTGGGCGGCGGCGGtagcggcagcggcggcggcggcggcagagGGCGCGGGAGCGGCGGCGGCGGTAGAGGTAGGGGTGAAGGGGGCGGGGTGACGGGCCGGAGGAAGAGGAGTCGCGCGCGCTCACGCAACACGCTGCCCTGCGTGCGCGTCCCCAAAgaccctcccccccatcccccactcGAGAGCGCGCGGCGTGagtctgggaggagggggaagaggagaaacgAGGCTGCGGGTGGGCGCGCGCACGCCGAGAGGAGTTTGGCTGGGCGTGGGAAAGGGGGCGGGGCGCGCGGCTGAGCGTCCCTGGGGAGGTCTTCTTTCCCGACCCGGCACCGGCGTCTCTGTGTCTTCCTTCAACTCCTAGTTtctgggaagaagaaaggagtctTTCCACTTCTGCGGCCACGAACCGGTAGGCAGCAGCCTGCGGTGGTGGGTCAGCAGCTTGCGGCCCCCGGCAGAAGCGGGGCGGAGGCCGTCCTTCTGGGCGGGATCGCGGCACCTTCTTCCACGTGGACGTGCCTCGGGCTGGCCTGGTCGGGTTCGCGGCGGGGCTCGGGCCGGCCCTGCCCTCCGGAGCAGGTGACTGGGAGAGGCCGGAGGCGCATCTTCCCTGGCGTCTGACACGGATCTCGGCTCGAGCCCCATGGCGGGGTCCGGTGCGCTCGGAGCTGGAGATTAGATCCGAACGGTGATAACCTTTCTAAAGGTTTTCTGGGCTCTTTCCTCCCGACAGCCTGGGgcaggggttggggagggagggtggcctcgttttacaaaggaggaaattgaggttccgAGTTGACTTGACAAAGGTCCCAGCCattaaatgtcagagctgggaaggaggtGGTCAGGTGCCCGCCCCGCCCCCCTAAATTAtaggagtttttgtttgtttgcttttccctCATTGAACCATTCAAGCCTCTGGAAATAAAGCTTATGAATGAGCAAATGGCCATTCTTGGCATCTGGAATGTTTACAGATGGTTTTTACTTTCTGTGTATCCTTGAGCCACTTAATTTAGCAGACGTTTGTTAAGCAACTTTCAGGGTCTGTGTCTGCTcaaggaaaggatgaaaaagaatCCCCACTAGCAGAAGTGTAACACAAAGTAAAATCtatagggaagaggaaagagccAAATAAGTCCTCCAGGAAAATTTGGAGTGAATGCTTTCAGATCAGGGcttggtggagatgtgagctgggctttgaagatTATTTCATCAGGTGGCAATGAGGCAAATGCATGTCAAGGATGAGtggaaagtcatttagcctgtttcctcattctgTAGCATGGAGGGGTTAGACTGGATGAGCTCATCCTAAGAGATAAGGTAAATCATACTCCTCTTCTAATCCCACCATAGTTGGAAGGTGTAGTATGGTGTTTAGGGTTTGGAAGGACAGACCTCGGAATTTGCAATAAACAGAGGTAATCACTTGGTACCCTCAGCAAGAAGTCAGAAGCTGACCAGTCAAGTTTCAACTATGAattactgtaaaaaaaattttaagttaaatGTAAATACCTCAGTGAATTCCCTTGTAATTTACGCACTTTGGGTCTACTTAgcacttttcttcctttgcttgtTCAAGAACAACATTTTTAGGATGTGTTTATATATGCTAATTGAGAATAAGCTCCGTACGTTATTTGTCGTCTACTTATATGACTTCTGGACTTCGTTCACCCCAGCAGGCTCAATTTCACCATCAGAGCGACTTCAGTTATTATTATGCAAGTCAAAAAAAAGCAGCAGTTTGCAAATTACTTGGGACAAATAAAGCTCAAGCCTTTGCTTCTACTAACACTAGGCTGACTCAAGCCTGACCTTGACCAAATGAAACCAGATTGAACTGGATTCTCTACTTTTAGTCTTCTGGTCAGTGGTCAAAGGTGCTGAACATGTTTCATTgccctcttttgtcatgttatttCTGTGGTTTTAAAGAATGGATGTTGTGCTGAAGACATGTGCAAAAAATGTAAGAGCAATTCAGTGACTGTAAAAAATATTGGTAATTGTTCATATAGGGAAGTAAGTCTTTTAAGGATCATTAAAGCCTACACAGTTAAACAGGATCAGTTGCACTAAAACACAAAGGAAAGTTTAGTTGAAAACAAAACATGCCAATAAGCTGACAGACTTGCTGTAAAACAGCCTAATTAATCCTCAGAAAACAATCAAAGATCTTCAGAAGGACCTGGCAGCTGGAGAGATAGTTACTGATTATAGTTATCAGCTTCTTGAAGTTGGGAGAACATCAAaaccagttttaaaaaaaaaagctaaccactgatacaaagtaaaaaaaaaatgtcataggAAAGGCAATTTAAAGACTGGAGTactaaaaattggaaaataagtaatttttactgatgagacttatctttttttcattcaaagcTATTCTAAAACAGCTGTCAGAAGTCCAAGTGAGCCTATAAGATCTGGGCATCTTCATCAGACTATAAAACATTCacgaaaaaaaaagttttggaatTTTTTATTTACTGTGAACCTGGAAGTCTTCCCCAATGAGTGATTGATGAACTTTTGTAAATATATTGATatactgaaaagcagaattgtcctGGAATTACAGAAATTCCTAAATGAACATAAATActgcaaatatttacaaaaactgTAAAAGGTCCATGCATCATGCCACATTtcacaaaagattaaaaaatttatCCAGGAGATAGAATTAACATGCATTAGTAGTGTGAGAATTGCCTTGATTTAAACCTCACTGAAATTATGGGCTATAATCAAGACTAGACTTGGAAAATGATGTTTGTCAAAGGTAAGCTTAATAACCAATGTGATAAAAGTATGGTTTGATAATGAATTAGAATGTCAATCTTGTAAAGTCAGTGCTCAGTTGCACAAAACAAATTATTTCAGCAAAAGGACATAttgcatattaaaaaaataaagatgcatgatttattttatatcagtataattattttgttttgtcccAAGTAATTTGAACACTACTGGAGCCATACGGAAAGGTTCAAAGCATTAGTTAAAACAGCAAGAGCAGTGATTCTAAGTAGTTAGAGTTTTCACTCATACTATCTCATTTGTAAACTCCATTAACCAAGTTGTTTGGAAATAGACTTCCAGAAAATATAGGCAAGGATCTTATACAACTGAGCCAGCTGGTGTTTATATTATTTCCTTCTGGCAGTTGATGTAGCTTTAAGATCCATTCACAGACAGATGCAGATCCTACTGCTGTCCCTTGAAGACTTTTACTGCTGTTATCTTTTGTGCAAAGAAATGCTCCTctaaagactcacatgaactgatgctgagtgaaatgagcagaaccaagagaacattgtacacagtaacagcaacattgtttgataATCAtctatgatagacttagttcttctcagcaatatgatgatccaagataattccaaaagactcatgtcAGATGCTGTcgacattcagagaaagaactatagtcTGAATGCTGatcgaagcatgctattttcactttttttctttccttcagtttcttcttttacaacatgagtaatgtggaatTACATTTTTAATGTGATTGCGCCTGTAAATCTATTATGAGATTGCTTGCCACTTTggggggggagaaaaatttgatactcaaaatcttataaaaaattaatgaaaactatctttccatgtaattggaaaaacaaaataccacttacaaaaaaaaaatgctcctcTACTGGGATATTGTCTCAGCTTTTTGAtcgcttgacttttgagcttgaTATATGAAGTTCCTCCCCCATGTTAGCTCTTTGATAATGGGGACTGCC from Notamacropus eugenii isolate mMacEug1 chromosome 1, mMacEug1.pri_v2, whole genome shotgun sequence includes these protein-coding regions:
- the LOC140518578 gene encoding uncharacterized protein — encoded protein: MAEGMLPLAQGYHRSDLISSSERTGPRHGARAEIRVRRQGRCASGLSQSPAPEGRAGPSPAANPTRPARGTSTWKKVPRSRPEGRPPPRFCRGPQAADPPPQAAAYRFVAAEVERLLSSSQKLGVEGRHRDAGAGSGKKTSPGTLSRAPRPLSHAQPNSSRRARAHPQPRFSSSPSSQTHAARSRVGDGGEGLWGRARRAACCVSARDSSSSGPSPRPLHPYLYRRRRSRALCRRRRRCRYRRRPGSPEGAVTGCGDSAAQAQHRARSRRHTRTSRAEPAGQL